A region from the Schistocerca serialis cubense isolate TAMUIC-IGC-003099 chromosome 1, iqSchSeri2.2, whole genome shotgun sequence genome encodes:
- the LOC126463444 gene encoding translocating chain-associated membrane protein 1, translating into MGLKPRKSSSKNPPIFSHEFFIQNHADIVSCVAMVFIIGLMIQVTSPFAYMFIAVHHNVTQETETPPGEIPVVHYTYGLKDLCAVFFYFLICIVMHAIIQEYVLDKISRKLHLSKVKHREFNESGQLIIFYLLSVLWGGDVIFREEYFMNISLLWDGYPHNTMIFMFKFFYIIQLSYWLHCFPELYLQKTKREDMPARIRLASISLVYILAAYLLNFSRVGICLLVLHYSSEGMSHAAKLLHFIDKSENDNTVGFMVANVMFVIVRLGSIILSVLTFWYGLALSDNQGLDIATGNFNIPVIRIAALVAVCTLQAWLMWNFITQQLKKLREQAALQAPARKPKQDKRAASKKKKEEHKRKEEDDELPEVDQNTKKSLRSRATAVKSK; encoded by the exons ATGGGACTTAAACCAAGAAAATCGTCGTCAAAAAATCCACCAATCTTTAGTCATGAATTTTTCATTCAAAATCACGCAGATATTGTATCTTGCGTTGCAATGGTGTTCATTATTGGTCTTATGATACAG gtgacATCACCGTTTGCATATATGTTCATTGCTGTTCATCATAATGTAACGCAGGAGACCGAAACCCCACCTGGTGAAATACCTGTGGTGCATTATACATATGGCTTGAAAGATTTGTGTGctgttttcttttacttccttATCTGCATTGTAATGCATGCTATAATTCAAGAATATGTACTGGACAAAATAAGCCGCAAATTACACCTGTCTAAAGTGAAACACAGGGAATTCAATGAGTCAGGGCAATTGATAATATTCTATCTCCTCTCAGTGCTGTGGGGTGGAGATGTGATATTCAG ggAGGAGTATTTCATGAATATATCCTTGCTGTGGGATGGATACCCACACAACACGATGATATTCATGTTCAAGTTTTTTTACATTATACAACTTTCCTACTGGCTCCACTGTTTTCCAGAGCTATACTTGcaaaaaacaaaaagagaagatATGCCAGCCCGTATTAGACTGGCAAGCATTTCTCTTGTTTACATTCTTGCAGCATACTTACTAAA CTTCTCTCGTGTTGGAATTTGTCTGTTAGTTCTACATTACAGTTCTGAGGGCATGTCACATGCTGCCAAACTCTTGCATTTCATTGACAAAAGTGAAAATGACAACACAG TTGGTTTCATGGTTGCAAATGTGATGTTTGTTATTGTGAGACTGGGTTCCATAATTTTATCGGTCCTGACGTTTTGGTATGGCCTGGCACTCAGTGACAATCAAGGACTCGATATTGCGACAGGAAATTTCAACATACCAGTGATTAG GATAGCAGCATTGGTAGCAGTTTGCACGCTACAGGCCTGGTTGATGTGGAACTTCATCACACAGCAGCTGAAGAAGCTGCGAGAACAGGCTGCACTGCAGGCCCCTGCACGAAAACCCAAGCAGGACAAGCGAGCTGCcagcaagaagaagaaggaggagc ACAAACGCAAAGAGGAAGATGATGAACTGCCAGAAGTGGATCAAAATACTAAGAAGTCACTGCGATCCAGAGCTACTGCAGtgaagtccaaatga